A region from the Rhodamnia argentea isolate NSW1041297 chromosome 7, ASM2092103v1, whole genome shotgun sequence genome encodes:
- the LOC115752474 gene encoding ammonium transporter 1 member 4-like, whose translation MAALACSPADLLPLLGGNATSAAAEYICGRFDAVSSKFVDTGYAVDNTYLLFSTYLVFSMQIGFAMLCAGSVRAKNTMNIMLTNVLDAATGSFFYYLFGFALAFGTPSNGFIGQHFFGLSKFPSQSFDYGFFLFQWAFAIAAAGITSGSIAERTQFGAYLIYSSFLTGLVYPIASHWFWSADGWASPARADNLLFGSGVIDFAGSGVVHMVGGIAGLWGALIEGPRIGRFDHSGKPVTLRGHSATLVVLGTFLLWFGWYGFNPGSFLNILKAYGVSGSYYGQWSAIGRTAVTTTLAGSTAALTTLFGKRVLVGHWNVTDVCNGLLGGFAAITAGCAVVDPWAAILCGFVAAWVLIGFNKLAEKLKYDDPLEAAQLHGGCGAWGLLFTGLFAKQAYVNEVYPGVENRPYGLFMGGGGGLLAAQVVQILVVAAWTSVTMGTLFFILHKMKLLRISHEEEVAGMDLTSHGGLAYEFEAEEKKEISF comes from the coding sequence ATGGCGGCCCTGGCCTGCTCCCCCGCGgacctcctccccctcctcggCGGCAACgccacctccgccgccgccgagtACATCTGCGGGCGCTTCGATGCGGTCTCGAGCAAGTTCGTGGACACGGGCTACGCTGTGGACAACACCTACCTCCTCTTCTCCACGTACCTCGTCTTCTCCATGCAGATCGGGTTCGCCATGCTCTGCGCGGGCTCGGTCCGCGCCAAGAACACCATGAACATCATGCTCACCAACGTCCTCGACGCCGCGACCGGCAGCTTCTTCTACTACCTCTTCGGGTTCGCCCTGGCCTTCGGGACCCCCTCCAACGGCTTCATCGGGCAGCACTTCTTCGGCCTCTCCAAGTTCCCTTCCCAGTCTTTCGATTACGGGTTCTTCTTGTTCCAGTGGGCCTTCGCCATTGCAGCCGCTGGAATCACGAGCGGATCCATCGCGGAGCGCACGCAGTTCGGCGCGTATCTGATCTATTCCTCGTTCTTGACGGGCTTGGTGTATCCAATTGCCTCTCATTGGTTTTGGTCTGCGGACGGCTGGGCAAGCCCGGCGCGAGCGGATAATCTGTTGTTTGGATCTGGAGTTATTGACTTTGCCGGGTCGGGGGTGGTCCACATGGTCGGCGGCATCGCTGGCCTTTGGGGAGCCCTCATTGAAGGCCCGCGTATCGGCCGCTTTGATCATTCTGGTAAGCCGGTGACCCTCCGTGGCCACAGCGCCACATTGGTGGTCCTCGGCACGTTCCTCCTGTGGTTCGGATGGTACGGCTTCAACCCCGGTTCGTTCCTCAACATCCTAAAGGCCTACGGAGTGAGTGGCTCCTACTACGGCCAGTGGAGCGCCATCGGGAGGACTGCCGTCACCACCACCCTCGCAGGAAGCACCGCCGCCCTCACCACCCTCTTTGGCAAGAGGGTGCTCGTTGGCCACTGGAATGTCACCGACGTGTGCAACGGCCTCCTCGGCGGATTTGCCGCCATCACCGCCGGCTGTGCCGTGGTCGACCCCTGGGCCGCCATACTCTGTGGGTTTGTTGCGGCGTGGGTCCTCATCGGGTTCAACAAGCTGGCGGAGAAACTCAAGTACGATGACCCGCTGGAGGCAGCGCAGCTTCATGGCGGCTGCGGCGCATGGGGTCTTCTGTTCACCGGACTGTTCGCGAAGCAGGCCTACGTGAACGAAGTGTACCCAGGGGTGGAGAACAGGCCATACGGGCTCTTCATGGGCGGCGGGGGAGGCCTGCTGGCGGCGCAGGTGGTGCAGATCCTGGTGGTGGCAGCATGGACGAGCGTGACGATGGGGACGCTCTTCTTCATCCTGCACAAGATGAAGCTCCTGAGGATCTCGCACGAGGAGGAGGTCGCTGGCATGGACCTCACCAGCCACGGAGGGCTTGCCTATGAGTTCGAGGCTGAAGAGAAGAAGGAGATTTCATTCTGA